From the genome of Sphingobacterium kitahiroshimense, one region includes:
- the secG gene encoding preprotein translocase subunit SecG, which translates to MQGILIALIILASILLSFLVLIQNPKGGGLSSGFAGGTNIMGVKRTGDFLEKGSWGLVIAIMVFCLAFNIVAPTTTATVGGGLGNQIETPAQTSPLNLNNTQQPAPAQQAPAQKTVTDSTK; encoded by the coding sequence ATGCAAGGAATATTAATTGCTCTTATAATTTTGGCAAGTATTTTATTATCATTTTTAGTTTTAATACAAAATCCAAAAGGAGGTGGTTTATCATCAGGATTTGCTGGTGGAACTAATATTATGGGTGTAAAACGTACAGGTGACTTTTTAGAAAAAGGTTCTTGGGGATTAGTGATTGCGATCATGGTTTTTTGTTTAGCATTTAATATCGTAGCTCCAACTACAACAGCTACTGTGGGTGGTGGTTTGGGTAATCAAATTGAAACTCCTGCACAAACTAGTCCATTGAATTTAAATAATACACAACAACCTGCTCCAGCTCAACAAGCTCCGGCACAGAAAACTGTAACAGATTCAACTAAATAG
- a CDS encoding tetratricopeptide repeat protein encodes MENRRISDDINLFHQAINNPLSLSESDLLSLIAKFPYAQSLRFAYERHLYLLNREVHNISSTLLYAANPNWLYEYLHKAVPVELPIEVESDDYIAFEDTIDDVQEDSTADLDNGREELNALIQSGVAHDFFRLEKTDDILEEIKDDISNEPMLSVESTFVIGPVDEEVREEERISVYDDELMPYSFLWWLHKTRLEHADTYQPFLKAPNYHAHSAEQHVTRFKQTIDAQVLDQQIKENIFHLQSPEVKLSEEFKNTVPFQVEKKNTDHLIERFIKEDPQIKPPPADKINLENKARKSSEDQYSLVTETLARIYIEQGLYPKAIEVYKKLVLKYPEKNAYFASEILNLEKKLT; translated from the coding sequence ATGGAAAATAGACGAATTTCAGACGATATAAACTTGTTTCATCAAGCGATTAACAATCCGTTATCTCTTTCGGAATCTGATTTGTTGTCCTTGATTGCCAAATTTCCATATGCGCAGTCTCTTCGTTTTGCTTATGAAAGACACCTCTACTTGCTAAATAGGGAAGTTCATAATATTTCTTCGACATTGCTTTATGCTGCTAATCCAAATTGGTTATATGAGTATCTGCATAAAGCTGTTCCTGTTGAATTACCTATTGAAGTTGAATCGGATGATTATATTGCTTTCGAAGATACAATTGATGATGTACAGGAGGATTCAACTGCAGATCTTGATAATGGAAGAGAGGAACTAAATGCTTTGATTCAATCCGGTGTAGCGCATGATTTTTTTCGATTGGAAAAAACCGATGATATTCTGGAGGAGATTAAAGATGATATTTCTAATGAACCAATGTTATCTGTGGAGTCGACCTTTGTCATAGGTCCTGTGGATGAAGAAGTGCGTGAGGAAGAGCGGATCAGTGTGTATGACGATGAGCTGATGCCTTATAGTTTTTTATGGTGGTTACATAAAACTCGTTTAGAGCATGCAGATACGTACCAGCCATTTTTGAAGGCCCCAAATTATCATGCCCATTCTGCAGAACAGCATGTGACTCGGTTTAAACAGACGATTGATGCTCAAGTTTTGGATCAACAGATTAAGGAGAATATTTTTCATCTGCAGTCTCCTGAGGTTAAGTTAAGCGAGGAATTTAAAAATACGGTACCATTTCAGGTAGAGAAGAAAAATACGGATCATCTGATCGAACGATTTATCAAAGAGGATCCGCAGATAAAACCTCCTCCTGCTGATAAGATTAATCTGGAAAATAAAGCAAGGAAAAGTTCGGAAGATCAGTATTCGCTGGTGACTGAAACTTTGGCCCGAATTTATATCGAACAAGGATTATATCCTAAGGCTATAGAGGTTTACAAAAAATTAGTTTTGAAATATCCAGAAAAAAATGCGTACTTTGCGTCGGAAATTTTAAATTTAGAAAAGAAATTAACTTAA
- a CDS encoding LptE family protein: MKKLRSSLLPGFIMIAMLFFTTSCGVKYGFTGGSIPDGMKTVSVLYFENIASMVYPTLSQNFTEALKERIRNQSRLSQVNDNADATFEGFITDYTISPAAVEAGTDRAALNRLSITIKVNYHNKIVEKDNFEQSFTRFKDFSGQLQSAQEETLNKEIILMLTEDVYNKAFANW; this comes from the coding sequence ATGAAGAAGCTTAGATCAAGTTTGCTACCGGGTTTTATCATGATAGCGATGTTGTTTTTTACAACAAGCTGTGGTGTAAAATATGGTTTTACCGGTGGATCTATTCCTGATGGGATGAAAACAGTGAGCGTATTGTACTTTGAGAATATTGCATCAATGGTTTATCCAACCTTAAGTCAGAATTTTACAGAAGCCTTAAAAGAGCGTATACGTAATCAATCGCGGTTGAGTCAGGTTAATGATAATGCTGATGCAACTTTTGAGGGTTTTATCACGGATTATACGATTAGTCCCGCTGCTGTTGAGGCAGGAACGGATCGTGCTGCATTAAATCGCCTTTCAATAACGATTAAAGTAAATTATCATAATAAAATCGTTGAGAAGGATAATTTTGAACAATCTTTCACAAGGTTTAAAGATTTTTCTGGTCAATTGCAATCGGCTCAAGAGGAAACATTAAATAAAGAAATTATTCTAATGTTGACAGAAGATGTTTACAATAAAGCATTTGCTAATTGGTAG
- a CDS encoding sigma-54 interaction domain-containing protein codes for MDNQDIKNRFGIIGNSPLLNRAIDIARQVAPTDISVLIQGESGSGKEVFSHIIHQLSARKHGAFIAVNCGAIPEGTIDSELFGHEKGSFTGAHEARKGYFEVVDGGTIFLDEVGELPLGTQARLLRVLESGEYIRVGSSKVQKTNVRVVAATNVDVFNAVQNGKFREDLYYRLNTVPLRIPSLRERAEDIYLLFRKFVVDFSDKYRSPSIQLTDDAQQLLKTYSWPGNVRQLKNIAEQIAVLEKERVVDARILQNYLPSENRSTLPAVVANQSGKDDFSERDLLYKVLFDMKKDMVDLKKLVVELIQNGVNPSTFDENSPYINRLYQEVEPSADRLQDHLAASQTLTIHQPNVLKSNPGQDGYLNYDTQDAEEVEESLSLTEKESDLIKKALKKHRGKRKAAAQELGISERTLYRKIKDLNLDL; via the coding sequence ATGGATAATCAAGATATTAAGAATCGATTTGGGATTATAGGTAACTCACCTTTACTTAATAGGGCTATAGATATTGCCCGTCAAGTGGCTCCTACTGATATTTCAGTTTTGATCCAAGGGGAGAGTGGTAGTGGTAAGGAGGTGTTTTCACATATTATTCATCAATTAAGCGCGCGTAAACACGGTGCTTTTATTGCTGTTAACTGTGGGGCTATTCCTGAAGGAACAATTGATTCGGAATTGTTTGGTCATGAGAAAGGTTCTTTTACTGGGGCACATGAAGCAAGAAAGGGATATTTTGAGGTTGTTGATGGTGGTACTATTTTTTTAGATGAGGTAGGGGAGTTACCTTTAGGTACACAGGCTCGTTTGCTACGTGTTTTAGAGTCGGGTGAATACATCCGTGTGGGTTCTTCTAAGGTTCAGAAAACTAATGTTCGCGTAGTTGCTGCGACAAATGTTGATGTTTTTAATGCTGTACAAAATGGTAAGTTTCGAGAAGATCTTTATTACAGATTGAACACTGTCCCCCTTCGTATTCCATCATTACGCGAACGTGCGGAAGACATTTATTTGTTATTTAGAAAGTTTGTTGTCGATTTTTCTGATAAATACCGCTCGCCAAGCATACAGCTGACTGACGATGCACAACAACTGTTGAAGACATACAGCTGGCCAGGAAATGTGCGCCAGTTGAAAAATATTGCAGAGCAAATTGCCGTTCTTGAGAAGGAACGAGTTGTGGATGCGCGAATTTTACAAAATTATCTTCCTTCTGAAAACCGTTCTACTTTACCAGCAGTAGTTGCTAATCAAAGTGGAAAGGATGATTTTTCAGAGCGCGATCTTTTATATAAGGTTCTTTTTGATATGAAGAAAGATATGGTTGATTTGAAAAAATTGGTTGTTGAATTGATTCAAAATGGAGTTAATCCTTCCACGTTTGATGAAAATTCTCCCTATATTAATCGATTGTATCAAGAGGTTGAACCTAGTGCTGATCGGCTTCAAGATCATTTGGCCGCTTCACAGACATTGACTATACATCAACCTAATGTGCTGAAAAGTAACCCGGGTCAAGATGGATATTTAAATTATGATACACAAGATGCCGAAGAAGTTGAAGAATCGTTATCTTTAACAGAGAAAGAATCCGATTTGATTAAAAAAGCGCTTAAGAAGCATCGTGGTAAACGTAAAGCGGCAGCGCAGGAGTTGGGTATCTCCGAAAGAACTTTGTACAGAAAAATTAAAGACTTAAATTTAGATTTATAA
- the miaB gene encoding tRNA (N6-isopentenyl adenosine(37)-C2)-methylthiotransferase MiaB — translation MLDFAHTTKEHDETRQGEALLIENNVSKGNGRKLYIESYGCQMNFSDSEIVASILLETGFETTKNYQEADVVFINTCSIRENAEQRVRNRLKEFEFAKKSNPGMIVGVLGCMAERLKAKFLEEEKLVDVVVGPDAYRDLPNLISQVDDGNRSVNVLLSREETYADISPVRLNSNGITAFISIMRGCDNMCSFCVVPFTRGRERSRDAESIVKEAHDLFNAGYREVTLLGQNVDSYKYTAPTIEGQEESAPVNFANLLALVAEVNPLLRVRFSTSHPKDITDEVLHTMASYDNICKYIHLPVQSGNSRVLELMNRTYDRDWYINRIDAINRIIPGCGISTDIITGFCTETEEEHQDTVSMMDYVKYDYAFMFAYSERPGTLAAKRYADDIPEEIKKSRLTEIVAKQRAHSFERLQQFVGKNQRVLIEGFSKRSDKDFAGRNDQNAMAIFPVDERYQAGDYVTVMIESCTSATLLGKIVD, via the coding sequence ATGTTAGATTTTGCGCATACAACTAAGGAACACGACGAGACGCGTCAAGGTGAAGCCTTATTGATTGAAAATAATGTTTCCAAAGGTAATGGACGTAAGTTATATATTGAGAGTTATGGTTGTCAAATGAACTTTTCTGATAGTGAAATAGTTGCTTCTATTTTATTGGAGACAGGATTTGAAACAACGAAAAACTATCAAGAGGCAGACGTGGTCTTTATCAATACATGTTCCATTCGTGAGAATGCTGAGCAACGTGTACGGAATCGTTTGAAAGAATTTGAATTTGCTAAGAAAAGCAATCCTGGTATGATCGTGGGTGTGTTGGGATGTATGGCAGAACGATTGAAAGCTAAATTCTTGGAAGAAGAAAAGTTAGTTGATGTTGTTGTTGGTCCTGATGCTTATCGTGATTTGCCAAATTTAATTTCACAGGTGGATGATGGAAATCGTTCTGTTAATGTATTGCTTTCTCGTGAAGAAACATATGCTGATATTAGTCCTGTTCGTTTAAACTCGAATGGTATCACAGCATTTATTTCGATTATGCGCGGATGCGATAATATGTGTTCGTTCTGTGTTGTTCCATTTACCAGGGGTAGAGAACGCAGTCGTGATGCTGAATCTATTGTGAAGGAAGCGCATGATTTGTTCAATGCAGGATATCGTGAGGTTACTTTGTTGGGACAAAATGTTGATTCATATAAATATACTGCCCCTACAATTGAAGGGCAGGAAGAAAGTGCTCCTGTTAATTTTGCGAACTTATTAGCATTGGTGGCTGAAGTGAACCCGTTATTACGTGTTCGATTCTCGACATCTCATCCAAAAGATATTACTGATGAGGTATTGCATACAATGGCAAGCTATGATAACATCTGTAAATACATTCATTTACCTGTACAGTCTGGAAATTCTAGAGTATTAGAATTAATGAACCGTACTTATGATAGAGATTGGTATATTAATCGTATTGATGCAATCAACCGGATTATTCCGGGTTGTGGTATTTCAACAGATATCATTACTGGTTTTTGTACAGAAACGGAAGAAGAGCATCAAGATACAGTGAGCATGATGGATTACGTGAAGTATGATTATGCGTTTATGTTTGCGTATTCGGAGCGTCCGGGTACATTAGCTGCTAAACGTTATGCTGATGATATTCCAGAAGAAATTAAGAAAAGTCGTTTAACAGAAATTGTTGCGAAACAAAGAGCACATAGTTTTGAACGTTTACAGCAATTTGTAGGTAAAAACCAACGTGTTTTAATTGAGGGTTTTTCAAAACGCTCGGATAAAGATTTTGCTGGTCGTAATGATCAAAATGCAATGGCTATTTTTCCTGTAGATGAACGTTATCAGGCTGGTGATTACGTTACTGTAATGATCGAGTCTTGTACTTCGGCTACTTTACTGGGTAAAATAGTAGATTAA
- a CDS encoding OmpA family protein, which produces MNKKLAVFGLTVATSAMLFGSCSTIQNTNNTTKGGVIGGVAGGALGALIGNKAGSTAIGTIAGAAIGGAAGVLIGKKMDKQAAEIAKTVEGAEVTQAGEGIVVKFDSGILFDFNKSDLKASARENIKNLVATLNKEQGTDILVIGHTDNVGSLDANQKVSENRANAVRAFAVSQGLASSRIRTEGRNFSEPLESNDTEAGRAANRRVEIVIVAGNQMKQEAKSQAQ; this is translated from the coding sequence ATGAATAAGAAGTTAGCTGTTTTTGGTCTTACAGTGGCTACATCAGCAATGTTATTTGGGAGTTGTTCAACAATTCAAAATACAAATAATACCACAAAAGGTGGCGTAATTGGTGGGGTTGCAGGAGGTGCATTAGGAGCTTTAATCGGTAACAAGGCTGGTAGTACCGCTATTGGTACTATTGCAGGTGCTGCTATCGGTGGTGCTGCAGGTGTCTTAATTGGTAAGAAGATGGACAAACAAGCTGCCGAGATCGCTAAAACTGTTGAGGGTGCTGAAGTTACTCAAGCGGGTGAAGGTATCGTGGTTAAATTTGATTCAGGTATTTTATTTGATTTTAATAAATCTGATTTGAAAGCTTCTGCGAGAGAAAATATTAAAAACTTAGTTGCGACTTTAAATAAAGAGCAAGGTACTGATATCTTGGTTATCGGTCATACGGATAACGTTGGATCTTTAGATGCCAATCAAAAAGTTTCTGAAAACCGTGCTAATGCGGTTCGTGCATTTGCAGTTTCTCAAGGTTTAGCTTCCTCTCGTATCCGTACGGAAGGACGAAATTTCTCTGAGCCTTTGGAGAGTAATGATACTGAAGCAGGTCGTGCAGCAAACCGTCGTGTAGAAATTGTTATCGTTGCTGGTAATCAAATGAAACAAGAAGCTAAGAGCCAAGCTCAATAG
- the rlmD gene encoding 23S rRNA (uracil(1939)-C(5))-methyltransferase RlmD, producing MRRRNSQERLVFNDIAIIDIAEEGKGVGKTDDLVLFVEKAIPGDVVDVELMRKKKSFGEGRIQTLKKASEYRVEPFCEHFGVCGGCKWQHMTYDAQLLFKQQSVENALTRIGKVDTSSMEPILASGQTEYYRNKLEYTFSNKKWLTTLDDNVEDMNMDALGFHVPGRFDKILNVSHCYLQEDPSNVLRNSVREFAVANALSFYDLRDHSGVLRNLIIRISSTGELMVIVVFAYPEEGQVELLMSFIKDKFPSITSLLYIINQKKNDTIFDQEIEIYNGRDFIYEEMEGLIFKVGPKSFYQTNSAQAYELYKITRDFAGLSGDELVYDLYTGAGTIANFVAKYAKEVIGVEYVPSAIEDAKINSEINGVKNTKFYAGDMKDVLTASFIAKHGKPDVVITDPPRAGMHTDVVARLLEMESPKIVYVSCNAATQARDLTLLAEKYDVVRIKPVDMFPHTQHVENVVLLKLKG from the coding sequence ATGAGAAGAAGAAATTCACAAGAAAGATTAGTTTTCAACGATATCGCGATTATTGATATTGCAGAAGAAGGTAAGGGTGTTGGAAAAACAGATGATTTGGTATTGTTTGTTGAAAAGGCAATTCCAGGTGATGTGGTTGATGTTGAATTGATGCGCAAAAAGAAAAGCTTTGGTGAAGGTCGTATTCAGACCTTGAAGAAAGCATCTGAATATCGTGTTGAACCTTTTTGTGAGCATTTTGGAGTATGCGGTGGTTGCAAATGGCAACATATGACCTATGATGCACAGCTGTTGTTTAAACAGCAGTCTGTAGAAAATGCGCTCACACGTATTGGCAAAGTTGATACTTCTTCAATGGAGCCTATATTGGCATCTGGGCAGACGGAATATTATAGGAATAAATTGGAGTACACTTTTTCTAATAAGAAATGGTTGACGACTTTGGATGATAATGTGGAAGATATGAATATGGATGCTCTAGGTTTCCACGTTCCGGGAAGATTCGATAAGATTCTTAATGTTAGTCATTGCTATTTGCAAGAAGATCCTTCTAATGTATTGCGTAATAGTGTTCGAGAATTTGCTGTCGCAAATGCGCTATCATTTTATGATTTACGTGATCATAGTGGCGTGTTACGTAATTTAATCATTCGTATTTCTTCAACAGGAGAATTGATGGTGATCGTGGTGTTCGCTTATCCAGAAGAAGGACAAGTTGAGCTATTAATGTCTTTCATTAAGGATAAGTTTCCGTCAATAACTTCTCTTCTTTATATTATTAATCAGAAAAAGAATGATACGATTTTTGATCAGGAAATAGAGATTTATAATGGACGCGATTTCATTTATGAGGAAATGGAAGGTCTTATATTTAAGGTTGGACCAAAGTCATTTTATCAAACGAACTCTGCGCAAGCTTATGAACTGTATAAAATAACCCGAGATTTTGCAGGCTTGTCTGGTGATGAACTTGTATATGATTTGTATACAGGCGCTGGTACAATTGCAAATTTTGTTGCTAAATATGCTAAGGAGGTTATTGGTGTTGAATATGTGCCGTCGGCAATTGAAGATGCGAAAATCAATTCGGAAATAAATGGCGTGAAAAACACGAAATTTTATGCAGGAGATATGAAAGATGTGCTAACGGCAAGCTTTATTGCTAAACATGGCAAACCTGATGTAGTCATTACAGATCCCCCTCGTGCTGGTATGCATACCGATGTTGTTGCACGACTATTAGAAATGGAATCTCCAAAAATTGTTTATGTAAGTTGTAATGCGGCGACTCAGGCACGTGATTTGACTTTATTGGCTGAAAAATATGATGTGGTTCGTATTAAACCTGTTGATATGTTTCCGCATACACAACATGTTGAAAATGTTGTTTTATTAAAATTAAAGGGATAA
- a CDS encoding TetR/AcrR family transcriptional regulator: protein MEADKIIESIKRSARELFRKYGYNKTSVNELAKRANIAKATFYKYFDSKELILHAILMEYIQENVKDILKKNVGEEDLAVFLGNTILKVSRLTYTVCNEFVGWEFIRESANAQEYLKTLSDDLEFLLLSSFIQNDTIAASISEKKLTFLIKTSKNIVFSFAFTAVTEADVRKNFISFQKEILPYLVHATIH, encoded by the coding sequence ATGGAAGCAGATAAAATTATTGAATCTATCAAAAGATCTGCTCGAGAGCTATTTCGTAAGTACGGTTATAATAAAACCAGCGTTAATGAATTGGCAAAAAGAGCTAATATAGCAAAAGCGACATTCTATAAATATTTTGATAGTAAAGAGCTGATTCTTCACGCTATTTTAATGGAGTATATTCAAGAGAATGTGAAGGATATTCTGAAAAAGAACGTCGGAGAAGAGGATTTGGCAGTTTTTCTGGGAAATACAATTTTGAAAGTTAGCCGCCTTACTTATACAGTCTGTAATGAATTTGTAGGTTGGGAATTTATTCGTGAATCTGCTAATGCGCAGGAGTATTTAAAGACGCTCTCCGATGATTTAGAATTTTTATTGCTGAGTTCTTTTATTCAAAATGATACCATTGCAGCTTCTATCTCCGAAAAGAAGCTGACTTTCCTTATTAAGACGAGCAAAAACATTGTATTTTCATTTGCATTTACAGCGGTTACAGAAGCAGATGTGCGTAAAAATTTCATTTCTTTTCAAAAGGAAATTCTTCCTTATTTAGTTCACGCAACTATTCATTAA
- the pheS gene encoding phenylalanine--tRNA ligase subunit alpha, producing the protein MLQDKITQYTEEIKQFAPTSSADVENFRLKFLVSKGIVKSLFDEFKTVSVEEKRVLGMVLNEFKQFAEKTYQEAHEKFGANKSQAQKSEGDLTLPGQGLKLGSRHPLSLVRKEIVEIFKKLGFIVSEGPEIEDDWHNFSALNFPPEHPARDMQDTFFIKKQEGNDITLRTHTSSVQVRLMEAGKPPFRAIMPGRVYRNEAISARAHCFFHQVEGLYVDENVSFADLKQTLFHFVQELYGEGTQVRFRPSYFPFTEPSAEMDISCTICKGAGCQLCKYSGWVEILGCGMVDPNVLDNCGIDSKKYSGFAFGMGIERVTNLKYEIKDLRLFSENDVRFLSQFESEII; encoded by the coding sequence ATGTTGCAAGATAAAATAACGCAGTATACTGAGGAAATTAAGCAATTTGCTCCAACTTCTTCAGCTGATGTAGAAAATTTCAGATTGAAATTTTTAGTTTCAAAAGGTATTGTTAAAAGTTTGTTTGATGAATTTAAAACTGTTTCTGTAGAAGAGAAGCGTGTTTTGGGTATGGTATTGAACGAGTTTAAACAATTTGCTGAAAAAACATACCAAGAGGCTCACGAAAAATTTGGTGCGAATAAATCACAGGCTCAAAAGAGTGAAGGTGATCTTACTTTACCTGGTCAGGGTTTGAAGTTGGGATCCCGTCATCCACTGTCTTTGGTACGTAAAGAGATTGTTGAGATTTTTAAGAAATTGGGTTTTATCGTTTCTGAGGGACCTGAAATTGAAGATGACTGGCATAACTTTTCGGCTTTAAATTTTCCTCCGGAACATCCTGCTCGTGATATGCAGGATACTTTCTTTATTAAAAAACAAGAAGGGAATGATATTACATTGCGTACGCATACCTCATCGGTACAGGTTCGTTTAATGGAAGCTGGTAAGCCACCTTTCCGCGCTATTATGCCTGGTCGTGTTTATCGTAATGAAGCGATTTCTGCTCGTGCACACTGTTTCTTCCATCAAGTGGAGGGATTGTATGTGGATGAGAATGTTTCTTTTGCGGATTTGAAGCAAACATTGTTTCACTTTGTGCAGGAATTATATGGTGAAGGTACACAGGTGCGTTTCCGCCCTTCCTACTTTCCGTTTACAGAGCCATCTGCTGAGATGGATATTTCATGTACAATTTGTAAAGGTGCAGGTTGCCAATTGTGTAAATACTCCGGTTGGGTAGAGATCTTAGGTTGCGGTATGGTAGATCCAAACGTTTTAGATAACTGTGGTATCGATAGTAAAAAATACTCTGGCTTTGCTTTCGGTATGGGGATTGAGCGTGTCACCAATTTAAAATATGAGATTAAAGATTTACGATTGTTTTCTGAAAATGATGTGAGGTTCTTATCTCAATTTGAAAGCGAAATCATTTAA
- a CDS encoding single-stranded DNA-binding protein, with product MSGVNKVILVGHLGKDPEIRYLDNNVSVASFPLATSENFNRDGKRVEQTEWHTVVLWRGLADVAAKYLTKGKLVYIEGRLRTRSYEDKEGIRRYSTEIVAENFTLLGRKSDFEPPTAPPAQSHADKIENKEVEVDFTENENDSDPLPF from the coding sequence ATGTCAGGAGTCAACAAAGTTATTCTAGTAGGCCATTTAGGCAAAGATCCAGAAATTAGATATTTAGACAATAATGTCTCTGTTGCTAGTTTTCCATTAGCAACATCAGAAAATTTTAATCGAGATGGAAAACGTGTAGAGCAAACGGAGTGGCATACAGTTGTTCTTTGGCGTGGATTGGCGGATGTCGCAGCAAAGTATCTGACAAAAGGAAAGTTAGTTTATATTGAAGGACGCTTAAGAACGCGTTCATATGAAGATAAAGAGGGTATAAGACGTTATTCTACTGAAATTGTAGCTGAGAACTTCACCCTATTAGGAAGGAAATCTGATTTTGAACCTCCTACAGCTCCCCCTGCTCAATCTCATGCAGATAAGATTGAGAATAAGGAGGTTGAAGTCGATTTTACAGAGAATGAGAATGATAGTGATCCATTACCGTTTTAG
- the mutY gene encoding A/G-specific adenine glycosylase, whose protein sequence is MSFAKKIIEWYHDHQRDLPWRNTRDAYKIWLSEIILQQTRVEQGMPYYLRFVDRYADVLAFANASEDDILHLWQGLGYYSRGRNMHKAAGIVRDMYQGEFPKSYVELIKLPGVGEYTAAAISSFSNDEQQAVLDGNVFRVLSRYFGVETAINTPAGKKIFTQLAKDNLDRDYPALYNQAIMDFGALHCKPKAPLCGECELQLDCFAYTHGMVADLPVKIKAKKSRNRYFHYFIIQKDDEILMSKRGASDVWENLYEFPMIETSEALEGLEITAHPEFLALFGPEVTISLLQRNKKHVLSHQNIYATFYSVLSSRDLEQKKVNWNYVLLKDLDKLAKHKLIFSFLETAKL, encoded by the coding sequence ATGTCATTTGCAAAAAAAATAATAGAATGGTATCATGATCATCAGCGTGATCTGCCTTGGCGAAATACAAGGGATGCTTATAAAATATGGTTGTCTGAAATTATTTTACAGCAAACCCGTGTAGAGCAGGGCATGCCTTATTACTTGCGGTTTGTGGATCGATATGCTGATGTTTTAGCTTTTGCTAACGCTTCTGAAGATGATATTTTGCATTTATGGCAGGGACTTGGGTATTATTCCCGTGGCCGAAATATGCATAAGGCTGCAGGAATTGTGCGTGATATGTATCAAGGTGAATTCCCTAAATCGTATGTAGAATTAATTAAACTGCCGGGAGTTGGGGAGTATACTGCAGCGGCGATTTCTTCTTTTTCGAATGATGAACAGCAAGCAGTGTTAGACGGAAATGTTTTTCGTGTTTTATCTCGTTATTTTGGTGTAGAGACGGCTATTAATACTCCTGCGGGTAAAAAAATCTTTACGCAATTGGCAAAGGATAATCTTGATCGAGACTATCCGGCATTGTATAACCAAGCGATTATGGATTTTGGTGCTCTACATTGTAAGCCAAAGGCTCCATTATGTGGTGAATGTGAATTGCAATTAGACTGTTTTGCCTATACGCATGGAATGGTGGCTGATTTACCTGTGAAAATTAAAGCTAAGAAAAGCAGAAATCGTTATTTTCACTACTTTATTATTCAAAAGGACGATGAAATTTTAATGTCTAAGCGTGGCGCATCTGATGTTTGGGAGAATTTGTATGAATTTCCTATGATTGAAACTTCTGAGGCTTTAGAAGGGTTGGAAATAACTGCTCATCCAGAGTTTTTAGCTTTATTTGGGCCAGAAGTTACAATAAGTTTGTTGCAACGGAATAAAAAACATGTTTTAAGCCATCAAAATATTTATGCGACTTTCTATAGCGTGTTAAGCTCTAGGGATTTGGAGCAAAAAAAAGTAAATTGGAATTATGTTTTATTAAAAGATTTGGATAAATTAGCTAAACATAAGCTCATATTTTCTTTTTTAGAAACAGCTAAATTATAA